The following coding sequences lie in one Candidatus Nealsonbacteria bacterium genomic window:
- a CDS encoding DUF4238 domain-containing protein encodes MTEEIKRRNHFIPKVHLEKFLNDDSTLYVYKKGKQFFKKGFTKEDRLITVVGSDGLNNIAVKNNLYIPKGNLPNRNIFEDFFNDEIESYYNNLINDINHIPFSEVIKKHRSYIINLTASMMGRTLHSKDEIEEMYTADFQMFQKFRVREEERIESLKKEFAKREPNLSEQEILKIINNYLKQAKEGKLKIKIGGNTLIKRMFEKMGMMAQLISDMNIHILKNETEFLFITSDNPAVYFVPPEKVNFLFREKSLGGPYTELYFPLSKEICILMTRREKRDLDYVKISQGFLARTVNYNIAHNSKSFIFSPDRNKFLDKFIEESIPYPFEMKVG; translated from the coding sequence ATGACTGAAGAAATAAAAAGGCGCAATCATTTCATTCCCAAGGTACACCTAGAGAAATTTTTGAATGACGATAGTACTCTTTATGTTTATAAAAAAGGAAAGCAGTTTTTTAAAAAGGGGTTTACTAAAGAAGATAGATTAATCACCGTGGTGGGGAGTGATGGTTTAAATAACATCGCCGTTAAAAATAACTTATATATTCCCAAAGGAAATTTGCCAAATCGAAACATTTTTGAAGATTTTTTTAACGATGAAATTGAGAGTTACTATAATAACCTTATTAACGACATAAATCACATTCCATTTTCGGAAGTGATAAAAAAACACAGATCATATATTATCAATCTTACAGCATCAATGATGGGCAGAACCCTACATAGCAAAGATGAGATAGAGGAAATGTATACCGCTGATTTTCAGATGTTCCAAAAATTTCGTGTTAGAGAAGAAGAACGTATCGAATCTTTAAAGAAAGAATTTGCCAAACGAGAGCCCAACCTTTCTGAGCAAGAAATTTTAAAAATCATTAATAATTATTTAAAACAAGCCAAGGAAGGAAAACTCAAAATTAAGATTGGCGGGAATACGTTGATTAAAAGAATGTTTGAAAAGATGGGGATGATGGCTCAACTTATCTCTGACATGAATATTCATATTCTTAAGAACGAGACGGAATTTTTATTCATTACGAGTGATAATCCCGCAGTTTATTTTGTGCCGCCAGAAAAAGTTAACTTTTTATTTAGGGAAAAAAGCTTAGGCGGTCCCTATACGGAACTGTATTTTCCATTATCGAAAGAGATTTGTATTTTGATGACAAGGAGAGAAAAAAGGGATTTAGACTATGTAAAGATTTCACAGGGATTTTTAGCGAGAACGGTTAATTATAATATTGCCCATAATTCCAAAAGTTTTATTTTTTCTCCGGACAGGAATAAGTTTCTTGATAAATTTATTGAAGAATCTATACCATACCCATTTGAAATGAAAGTAGGATAA
- a CDS encoding permease-like cell division protein FtsX, whose product MLIAIRRIFKFGWNGLWRNKGLFFATVFIMVISTSLIGGLFFVKALTASLISSLEEKADISVYFKLEAQEEEMIKVKSDLAVISEVKNIEYISREKALTDFTQKHKDNPIIMGSLSEIGDNPLAAHLNIKAWQASQYEQIVKFLENPNFKAIINKINYYQNKEIINRLFSITSAIEKASILAVLISVILAILVVLNTVRLGISNSKEEISIMRLVGASNWFIRGPFVVQGLISAVVATIITIIIFSLGCYFLSSKLAILVPGFNLLDYFEGNLSSLFLIQFLIALALSVVPALLAIRKYLKV is encoded by the coding sequence ATGTTAATTGCAATAAGAAGAATTTTTAAATTTGGCTGGAACGGTTTGTGGAGAAATAAGGGCTTATTTTTTGCCACGGTTTTTATAATGGTAATATCCACCTCTTTAATCGGGGGTTTGTTTTTCGTTAAAGCGCTAACCGCTTCTTTAATAAGTTCTTTAGAAGAAAAAGCGGATATCAGCGTTTATTTCAAATTAGAGGCCCAAGAAGAAGAGATGATAAAGGTAAAAAGTGACCTTGCTGTTATTTCTGAAGTTAAAAATATTGAATATATTTCCAGAGAAAAAGCTTTAACTGATTTTACTCAAAAACACAAAGACAATCCCATAATTATGGGATCTTTAAGTGAAATAGGGGACAATCCTCTTGCCGCCCATTTAAACATTAAAGCTTGGCAGGCCTCTCAATATGAACAAATAGTTAAATTTTTAGAAAACCCGAATTTTAAAGCAATTATAAATAAAATTAATTATTATCAAAACAAAGAAATAATTAACAGATTGTTTTCCATTACCTCTGCCATTGAGAAAGCCTCGATTTTAGCCGTTTTAATTTCAGTTATTTTAGCGATATTGGTAGTTTTAAATACCGTGAGATTGGGAATTTCCAACTCAAAAGAAGAAATTTCTATAATGAGACTTGTTGGCGCTTCCAATTGGTTTATCCGGGGCCCTTTCGTGGTTCAGGGATTAATTTCGGCAGTAGTTGCCACCATTATTACAATTATAATTTTCAGCTTGGGATGTTATTTTCTTTCTTCGAAATTAGCGATTTTAGTCCCGGGATTTAATCTTTTAGATTATTTTGAGGGAAACCTGTCAAGTTTATTTTTAATTCAATTTTTAATCGCTTTGGCTTTGTCTGTAGTTCCTGCCTTGCTTGCCATCAGAAAATATCTTAAAGTGTGA
- a CDS encoding NUDIX hydrolase — protein MSEEKKKVGAGFGVILERNGKILLGKRHPDPDKADSAFRSAGEWSLPGGKLDWGETLEEAAAREVKEETGIIISNPEVISVHNCKNEHAHFMTVGFLVNKWEGEAKVMEPDEMTEWRWFDLNDLPFPRYFPSFEVIENYLKKKFYIKR, from the coding sequence ATGTCAGAAGAAAAAAAGAAAGTTGGCGCGGGATTTGGGGTAATACTTGAGCGCAACGGAAAAATTCTTCTTGGCAAGCGTCATCCCGACCCTGATAAAGCTGATTCGGCTTTTCGCAGCGCGGGAGAATGGTCTTTGCCAGGAGGCAAGCTTGACTGGGGAGAAACGCTTGAAGAAGCTGCTGCGCGCGAAGTCAAAGAAGAAACAGGAATTATAATAAGCAATCCCGAAGTTATTTCCGTTCATAATTGCAAAAACGAACACGCTCATTTTATGACGGTCGGTTTTTTAGTTAATAAGTGGGAAGGCGAAGCGAAAGTTATGGAGCCGGATGAAATGACAGAATGGCGGTGGTTTGACTTAAACGATTTACCATTTCCGCGTTATTTTCCAAGTTTTGAAGTTATTGAAAATTATTTAAAGAAAAAATTTTATATAAAAAGATAG
- a CDS encoding GIY-YIG nuclease family protein codes for MYYLYFLLCDDNSIYTGVTNDIERRFLEHKNKKGGHYTSSHNAVKIIYKESYSTQKKALRRERQIKGWRRKKKLALINK; via the coding sequence ATGTATTATCTTTATTTTCTTCTTTGCGACGATAATAGTATTTATACTGGCGTTACTAACGATATTGAAAGAAGATTTTTAGAACACAAGAATAAAAAAGGAGGACATTACACTAGCAGTCACAATGCAGTGAAGATTATTTACAAAGAATCATACTCAACACAAAAAAAAGCGCTAAGGAGAGAAAGACAAATCAAAGGTTGGCGCCGAAAGAAAAAATTAGCGTTAATAAATAAGTAA
- a CDS encoding ATP-binding protein — protein MKVVNTNWYVITGGPCSGKTTVIDYLSFLGHKTVPEVARSIINAEVDKGKTIEEIRANDVEFQKNIFQIKIENENKLSPEKDIFIDGAVACSIAHYQIVGLDPAPIIAEAKKRKYKKIFFLEPILFKKDYARIEDEKMAERIGQMHYKAYSNLGYNVIRVPVIPIKERINFILNKIQLS, from the coding sequence ATGAAAGTTGTTAATACTAATTGGTACGTGATTACCGGAGGGCCTTGCTCAGGTAAGACAACCGTGATTGATTATTTGTCTTTTCTGGGCCATAAAACAGTTCCTGAGGTTGCCAGGAGCATAATAAACGCCGAAGTAGATAAAGGAAAAACAATAGAAGAAATTAGGGCCAATGATGTTGAATTTCAGAAAAATATTTTTCAAATAAAAATTGAGAACGAAAATAAATTGTCGCCCGAAAAGGATATTTTTATCGACGGAGCGGTTGCTTGCAGTATTGCTCATTACCAGATTGTCGGATTAGACCCTGCTCCGATTATTGCAGAGGCTAAAAAAAGAAAGTACAAGAAAATTTTTTTCTTAGAACCGATATTATTTAAAAAAGATTATGCCAGGATAGAAGATGAAAAGATGGCGGAACGCATAGGTCAGATGCATTATAAGGCATATTCAAATTTAGGCTATAATGTAATACGAGTTCCAGTAATACCTATTAAAGAGAGAATAAATTTTATTTTAAACAAAATACAATTAAGTTAA
- the ftsE gene encoding cell division ATP-binding protein FtsE, producing the protein MVSFKNITKIYPKNIQALKDVSFDVKEGEFICLAGKSGAGKTTLLKLLLGEEKPSQGQVFFKNIEVQKLKSSHLPLMRRRIGAVFQDYKLISSKTAYENVAYVMELMGFSDEEIKRDVPRVLEIVGLGKFFHHFPNELSGGERQRAAIARALINRPELICADEPTGNLDPYNTRDIIKLLLQIQEMGTTVILSTHDKEIINGLKKRVVTLDKGELIRDEQKGRFIC; encoded by the coding sequence TTGGTTTCTTTCAAGAATATAACCAAAATTTATCCTAAAAATATCCAAGCCCTAAAGGACGTTTCTTTTGATGTTAAGGAGGGCGAATTTATTTGTTTGGCCGGCAAATCTGGGGCTGGCAAGACCACTTTGCTCAAGCTTCTTTTAGGAGAAGAAAAACCCAGTCAAGGCCAAGTTTTTTTTAAAAATATTGAAGTTCAAAAATTAAAATCATCGCACTTACCCTTGATGAGAAGGAGGATTGGGGCTGTTTTTCAGGATTATAAATTAATTTCTTCTAAAACCGCTTATGAAAACGTAGCTTATGTTATGGAATTGATGGGTTTTAGCGATGAAGAAATTAAACGGGACGTTCCCAGGGTTTTAGAGATTGTAGGTTTGGGCAAATTTTTTCATCATTTTCCCAACGAACTTTCCGGCGGAGAAAGACAAAGAGCGGCGATAGCCCGAGCCTTAATTAACAGGCCGGAATTGATTTGCGCTGATGAGCCGACCGGCAACCTGGACCCTTATAATACCAGAGATATAATTAAACTTTTGCTCCAAATTCAGGAAATGGGGACAACCGTTATTTTATCTACTCACGATAAAGAAATAATTAACGGTCTTAAAAAAAGAGTTGTCACCTTAGACAAGGGCGAGTTAATAAGAGATGAACAAAAAGGCAGATTTATATGTTAA
- the prfB gene encoding peptide chain release factor 2 — protein sequence MKELERLNQGPSFWSNPEEANKTIKELSFLKEETNSYWKIKNEINELVELNRLAQSDLKMLKEIEERTDFLEQKILEEESKIFLSGKHDKGNAVLSIFAGAGGQDAQDWTTMLLRMYERFCHKKQFKIKFLHQSFGEGGGPEGRIGIKSVTLEIKGNYAYGILKKEAGVHRLVRISPFSAQSLRHTSFALVEVLPEISKIEQSEIKIKPEDLKLEVFRASGPGGQNVNKRESAVRITHLPTGIKVACQSERLQGLNRQKATDLLYAKIYQLQIESQKKEIAKNKKNSSLESWGNQIRSYVIHPYKLVKDLRTDLETNKVEDVLNGNLDEFIKAEIKLNK from the coding sequence ATTAAAGAGTTAGAGAGATTAAACCAAGGCCCGTCTTTTTGGTCAAATCCGGAAGAGGCGAATAAAACAATAAAAGAACTTTCTTTTCTGAAAGAAGAAACAAACTCTTATTGGAAAATAAAAAATGAAATAAATGAATTGGTCGAGTTGAATCGATTGGCGCAATCAGACCTTAAAATGTTAAAAGAAATAGAAGAAAGGACAGATTTTTTAGAGCAGAAAATTTTAGAAGAAGAATCGAAGATTTTTCTTTCAGGCAAACACGATAAAGGAAATGCTGTTTTGTCTATTTTTGCCGGAGCCGGAGGGCAAGACGCTCAGGATTGGACAACGATGCTCTTAAGAATGTATGAAAGATTTTGCCATAAAAAGCAATTTAAAATTAAATTTTTACACCAATCTTTTGGCGAGGGCGGGGGGCCCGAAGGAAGAATCGGGATAAAATCTGTAACTTTGGAAATAAAAGGAAATTACGCTTACGGAATTTTAAAAAAAGAAGCCGGCGTCCATAGATTAGTAAGAATTTCTCCTTTTTCCGCTCAGAGCCTTCGCCACACTTCGTTTGCTTTAGTCGAGGTTTTACCGGAAATTTCAAAGATTGAACAATCAGAAATTAAGATAAAACCCGAAGATTTAAAATTGGAAGTTTTTCGAGCTTCCGGTCCTGGCGGTCAAAATGTAAATAAAAGGGAGTCAGCCGTAAGGATTACTCATCTTCCCACCGGAATCAAAGTTGCTTGCCAGTCAGAAAGGCTTCAGGGATTAAATCGTCAAAAAGCCACGGACCTTTTATACGCCAAAATTTATCAATTGCAAATTGAATCTCAAAAAAAAGAAATCGCGAAAAACAAAAAAAATTCAAGCTTGGAAAGCTGGGGAAATCAAATCAGGTCTTACGTTATTCATCCTTATAAATTAGTAAAAGACCTGAGAACCGATCTTGAAACTAATAAAGTCGAAGATGTTTTAAACGGCAACTTAGATGAATTCATCAAAGCTGAAATCAAACTTAATAAATAA
- a CDS encoding peptidase C39 family protein → MKIDKEVPFYKNPDDTHCYQASLKMVMKYFWPDKDFFWEELDRITAKVKGLWTWTMAGLIWLQDHGIEVRDVEVFDYEKFIKFGGKYLIDKYGEEVGESQIEHSDIEQERKIAKDFIKKIPIEKRIPTMNDLKNFLSQGYLIICIVNSRKLNNEPGYSGHFVVLKGFDDEYFFIHDPSFPTSPHRLVKFSFFENAWAYPNDEAKTMVALKLKNKMT, encoded by the coding sequence ATGAAGATAGATAAAGAAGTACCATTTTATAAAAATCCAGACGATACCCACTGTTATCAGGCGTCTCTAAAAATGGTCATGAAATACTTTTGGCCGGATAAAGATTTTTTCTGGGAAGAATTAGACAGAATAACGGCAAAGGTTAAGGGATTGTGGACCTGGACAATGGCAGGATTAATCTGGCTTCAAGATCATGGCATTGAAGTAAGGGACGTAGAGGTTTTTGATTACGAGAAATTTATCAAATTTGGCGGAAAATATTTGATTGATAAGTATGGTGAAGAAGTGGGAGAGTCTCAAATTGAGCACAGCGATATTGAACAAGAAAGAAAAATAGCCAAAGATTTTATAAAAAAAATTCCAATTGAAAAGAGAATTCCAACAATGAACGATTTAAAAAATTTTCTTTCGCAGGGATATTTGATTATCTGTATAGTTAATTCTCGTAAATTAAATAATGAACCAGGCTATTCTGGTCATTTCGTTGTTTTAAAGGGTTTTGATGATGAATATTTTTTTATTCACGATCCAAGTTTTCCTACTTCTCCGCATCGTTTAGTAAAATTTTCTTTTTTTGAGAATGCCTGGGCATATCCTAATGACGAAGCAAAAACTATGGTAGCTTTAAAATTAAAGAATAAAATGACCTGA